Proteins encoded in a region of the Tautonia rosea genome:
- a CDS encoding MFS transporter, producing the protein MSPLLVVVSIVLVDLLGFSLVMPLLPRYAEQYGFDERMIGALFAAFPLCQLIAGPILGRLSDRYGRRPILLISQVGTTLSFLMIGLTDVFVIMLLGRMLDGFSGGNILVAQAYIADVTKPEERAKGLGLIGAAFGVGFVLGPLLGGLLVSLPIGPVWSLRLPFLVAAGFSTLAWILTWRWLPESRPPGIENVPRAAVRAPGWQGLVRAVGDRNARPLVLLGALVVFAFASLEGTFSLYLERRMGRGAGQAAYWFAALGLVSAIMQGGLIRRLVPRFGEPRLIPVGLALLASGLASLAIVQTTAGLALAVVLVGLGQGLAAPTVSGLLSRSVTPSRQGAIFGALLSAQTFARLINYQTANELLARYGPSAPYWEGAVIATLALLLSGWAIRTAQSSGDRAGEVHLASAASNADV; encoded by the coding sequence ATGTCGCCGCTGCTGGTCGTCGTTTCCATCGTGCTTGTGGACTTGCTCGGATTCTCGCTGGTCATGCCGCTCTTGCCTCGGTACGCCGAGCAATACGGTTTTGACGAGCGCATGATCGGTGCATTGTTCGCTGCCTTCCCGCTCTGCCAGCTCATCGCCGGGCCAATCCTCGGACGCCTGAGCGACCGCTACGGGCGTCGGCCGATCTTGCTCATCAGCCAGGTCGGCACCACGCTCTCGTTCCTGATGATCGGCCTGACGGATGTCTTCGTCATCATGCTGCTCGGCCGGATGCTCGACGGCTTCTCCGGCGGTAATATACTGGTCGCCCAGGCGTACATTGCCGACGTGACGAAACCGGAGGAGCGAGCCAAGGGGCTCGGCCTCATCGGCGCGGCCTTCGGCGTGGGATTCGTGCTCGGACCGTTGCTTGGGGGGCTCCTTGTCTCGTTGCCGATCGGGCCGGTCTGGAGCCTTCGTCTGCCGTTTCTGGTCGCAGCCGGATTTTCAACACTTGCCTGGATCTTGACCTGGCGATGGTTGCCCGAATCCCGCCCCCCGGGGATCGAGAATGTACCAAGGGCGGCCGTCCGCGCTCCCGGCTGGCAAGGGCTCGTCCGGGCCGTCGGCGATCGAAACGCCCGACCACTCGTCCTCCTCGGGGCGCTGGTCGTCTTCGCCTTCGCCAGCCTGGAGGGAACGTTTAGCCTCTACCTGGAACGCCGGATGGGACGCGGGGCCGGCCAGGCCGCCTATTGGTTCGCTGCGCTCGGTCTGGTCAGCGCGATCATGCAAGGAGGCCTGATCCGTCGTCTCGTACCCAGGTTCGGCGAGCCTCGCCTGATCCCTGTCGGCCTTGCCCTGCTGGCTTCGGGGTTGGCCTCGCTGGCGATCGTGCAAACGACGGCCGGACTGGCATTGGCGGTGGTGCTTGTCGGTCTGGGCCAGGGGCTCGCGGCGCCGACCGTCTCGGGCCTGCTTTCGCGTTCGGTCACACCGAGCCGACAGGGAGCCATCTTCGGAGCCTTGCTTTCGGCGCAAACGTTTGCACGATTGATTAATTATCAGACTGCGAATGAGTTGCTTGCCCGCTACGGACCCTCCGCTCCGTACTGGGAAGGGGCGGTGATCGCCACGCTGGCCTTGCTATTGTCCGGCTGGGCGATTCGGACGGCCCAATCTTCGGGCGATCGAGCGGGTGAAGTCCACCTGGCGAGTGCGGCCTCCAACGCTGACGTCTGA
- a CDS encoding RidA family protein, whose protein sequence is MGADARIDELKLELPKAPKPVATYVTANRHGDLLYVSGHGPLKPDGSMYTGKLGAELDLEAGKIAARQVGLAILATLRSHLGTLDKVERLIKTLALVNCTSEFAQQPQVVNGYSDLMRDVFGDAGVGARSALGTNSLPGNIAVEIEAIFQIKD, encoded by the coding sequence ATGGGAGCCGACGCTCGCATCGACGAACTGAAGTTGGAACTGCCCAAGGCCCCGAAACCGGTGGCGACGTACGTGACGGCCAACCGTCACGGGGACTTGCTTTACGTCTCGGGGCACGGCCCGTTGAAGCCCGACGGCTCGATGTACACCGGAAAGCTCGGGGCCGAGCTCGACCTGGAAGCTGGGAAGATCGCCGCGCGACAGGTCGGACTGGCCATTCTCGCCACCTTGCGATCCCACCTGGGGACGCTCGACAAGGTTGAGCGACTGATCAAGACGCTCGCCCTCGTCAATTGCACGAGTGAATTCGCCCAGCAACCTCAGGTGGTCAACGGCTACTCCGACCTGATGCGAGATGTCTTCGGCGACGCCGGCGTTGGGGCCCGGAGCGCATTGGGGACCAACAGCTTGCCAGGTAACATCGCCGTCGAGATCGAGGCAATTTTTCAGATCAAGGACTGA
- a CDS encoding SDR family NAD(P)-dependent oxidoreductase — translation MTRPGGRLDGRSCLIVGGTGGIGLATAERFLAEGARVVVSGKTPEEASEAMSRLGPLGPVWSEQADVSDEDSVIELFDRAVAWLGERLDVLVHVAGISGRRFGDGPLDACTLDGWETVMGVNARGVFLTNREAVRRMITNCPGENLHELTGLRGSIVNVGSVLARSPAPDYFGTIAYAASKGAIESLTRAAAARYARDGIRINLIAPGLIETPMATRAVNDLAIRHYLHTKQPMAGGPGSALDVAEAALFLAEPASRFLTGVVLEVDGGWSLSDGQLLNG, via the coding sequence GTGACTCGACCGGGAGGACGACTCGACGGCCGATCCTGCCTGATCGTGGGGGGAACGGGTGGGATTGGACTGGCAACGGCCGAGCGCTTCCTCGCGGAAGGTGCACGTGTGGTCGTCTCGGGGAAGACTCCCGAGGAGGCGAGCGAGGCGATGAGCCGGCTTGGCCCGCTCGGTCCGGTCTGGAGTGAACAGGCGGACGTCTCCGACGAGGACTCGGTCATTGAGTTGTTCGATCGGGCGGTGGCCTGGCTCGGCGAGCGGCTCGATGTACTGGTGCATGTGGCCGGGATCAGCGGCCGACGCTTCGGTGATGGCCCACTTGATGCCTGTACCCTGGACGGCTGGGAAACGGTGATGGGTGTGAATGCCCGCGGTGTTTTTCTGACGAATCGGGAGGCGGTTCGACGGATGATCACAAATTGCCCAGGAGAAAATTTACATGAGTTGACTGGTTTGCGCGGATCGATCGTCAACGTCGGCTCGGTGCTGGCTCGGTCTCCGGCTCCCGACTATTTCGGTACGATTGCCTATGCGGCAAGCAAGGGGGCGATCGAATCGTTGACCCGAGCCGCAGCGGCTCGTTACGCACGCGACGGCATCCGGATCAACCTGATCGCTCCCGGGCTGATCGAAACGCCAATGGCCACGCGAGCCGTCAACGACCTGGCCATCCGGCACTACCTGCATACGAAGCAACCGATGGCCGGTGGTCCCGGATCGGCGCTCGACGTGGCCGAGGCCGCCCTCTTTCTGGCCGAACCGGCCAGTCGGTTTCTGACGGGGGTTGTGTTGGAGGTCGATGGCGGCTGGTCCCTTTCCGATGGTCAACTCTTGAACGGATAA
- a CDS encoding sugar isomerase domain-containing protein yields the protein MADRERNDVLAQYLVAARSAIDAIEASQLDAIRQVSQQFAETILADRLVHVFGTGHSRMAVEEMFPRYGSFPGFHPIVELSMTFHNPVVGPNGQRQAMFLENVQGFGPVLWRNFVTDPRDCVLAISTSGCNAVTIDVANEAKRLGMTVVALTSLAHSEVSTSRHESGKKLHEVADLVLDQKAPAGDSSVWIEGLDTPVAPISSVSGCTMINLVKAEVARLLTKAGRPPKVLTAACHVGTDRARTLFDETYDDYRRRVGVLYR from the coding sequence ATGGCGGATCGTGAACGGAATGATGTTCTTGCGCAATACCTGGTTGCCGCCCGATCGGCCATTGACGCGATCGAAGCATCCCAGCTTGATGCCATCCGTCAGGTATCCCAGCAGTTTGCGGAGACGATACTTGCTGATCGTTTGGTCCACGTCTTTGGAACCGGCCACTCTCGGATGGCAGTCGAGGAGATGTTTCCGAGGTATGGATCGTTCCCCGGGTTCCATCCGATTGTCGAGTTATCCATGACCTTTCATAATCCGGTGGTTGGTCCCAACGGGCAGCGTCAGGCGATGTTTCTCGAGAATGTGCAGGGTTTTGGGCCGGTCCTCTGGCGGAACTTTGTGACAGACCCGCGCGACTGCGTGCTCGCCATTTCCACAAGTGGTTGCAATGCGGTGACGATTGATGTGGCCAATGAGGCGAAACGTCTGGGAATGACGGTCGTAGCCCTGACCTCGCTGGCTCATAGCGAGGTGTCGACCTCGCGCCATGAGTCGGGGAAGAAGTTGCACGAGGTGGCGGATTTGGTGCTCGATCAGAAGGCCCCGGCAGGGGATTCGAGCGTCTGGATTGAGGGACTCGACACTCCGGTCGCGCCGATCTCGTCCGTCAGCGGTTGCACGATGATCAACCTCGTGAAGGCCGAGGTTGCCCGCCTGCTCACCAAAGCCGGTCGGCCGCCGAAGGTGCTGACCGCCGCCTGCCACGTTGGCACCGATCGGGCACGGACCTTGTTCGACGAGACGTATGACGACTACCGGAGACGTGTGGGCGTGCTCTATCGCTAG
- the arsS gene encoding arsenosugar biosynthesis radical SAM (seleno)protein ArsS (Some members of this family are selenoproteins.), translating into MPRSLLGQGHPLATVDEQLRILRPSGTFRPFHESLASHGLHPLTRTGIDVLQINLGKMCNQTCKHCHVDAGPDRTEIMTRETMTHCLRVLEATGIPRVDLTGGAPELNPHFSWFVEQIRHLGRHVIDRCNLTILTVPRFKTLPEFLAQHRVETVASLPSYLPRSTDSQRGSGVFDDSIAALRRLNGLGYGVPDSGLLLHLVYNPTGAFLPPKQASIETDFHRELNNRYGIVFNHLYVITNMPINRFLEFLMRTNQYDAYMNRLISSYNPTAAEGVMCRSLLSVSWDGTLYDCDFNQQLDLPTRPRHIADFDLDLLTTEPIVTGLHCYGCTAGSGSSCGGQVAP; encoded by the coding sequence ATGCCCCGCAGTCTTCTCGGCCAGGGACACCCCCTGGCAACCGTCGACGAGCAACTTCGAATCCTCCGGCCCTCCGGAACCTTTCGGCCCTTTCACGAGTCGCTTGCGTCGCATGGGCTTCATCCCCTGACGCGCACTGGCATCGACGTCTTGCAGATCAACCTCGGCAAGATGTGCAATCAGACATGTAAACACTGCCACGTCGACGCCGGTCCCGATCGGACCGAGATCATGACCCGAGAGACCATGACCCACTGTCTCCGGGTTCTCGAAGCAACTGGGATTCCCCGCGTTGATCTCACCGGCGGAGCTCCCGAACTGAATCCTCACTTTTCCTGGTTCGTCGAACAGATTCGACACCTCGGCCGACACGTCATCGATCGCTGCAACCTGACCATCCTCACCGTCCCCCGCTTCAAGACTTTGCCCGAGTTTCTCGCCCAGCATCGCGTTGAAACCGTCGCCAGTCTCCCCTCCTACCTCCCTCGCTCGACCGACTCCCAGCGTGGCTCCGGCGTCTTCGACGACTCAATTGCCGCCCTCCGCCGCCTCAATGGCCTCGGCTATGGAGTCCCCGACTCCGGACTCCTGCTCCACCTTGTCTATAACCCGACCGGCGCGTTTCTTCCCCCGAAACAAGCCTCGATCGAGACCGATTTCCACCGCGAACTCAACAACCGATACGGCATTGTCTTTAATCACCTCTACGTGATTACAAACATGCCTATCAACCGATTCCTGGAATTCTTGATGCGCACGAACCAGTACGATGCGTACATGAATCGCCTGATTTCTTCCTACAACCCGACTGCTGCCGAAGGGGTCATGTGCCGCAGTCTGCTTTCGGTGTCCTGGGACGGCACCCTGTACGACTGCGATTTCAACCAGCAGCTCGACCTGCCCACCCGGCCGCGCCACATCGCCGACTTCGACCTCGATCTCCTTACCACCGAACCGATCGTGACCGGGCTGCACTGCTACGGCTGCACGGCCGGTTCCGGCTCCAGTTGTGGAGGCCAGGTGGCACCCTGA
- a CDS encoding glutamate decarboxylase, translating into MKPIRHTETQLSPTYASRDFSRSIPRDRIPADGMSADVAARLVRDELQLDGNPALNLASFVTTWMEPEADRLAVDVLNKNLIDQDEYPQTDEIHHRVVSMIGRLFHAPDDATPVGTCTVGSSEAIMLGLLAHKWAWRKRRESQGLPTDRPNVVFGADVHTCWEKFTRYFDVEARVAPLSTDCHILTPQGVSDRIDENTIAVGCVLGTTFTGQIDPISDIASLLDRVQTEHGWNIPIHVDAASGGFIVPFANPDLVWDFRLERVRSINVSNHKFGLVYPGIGTVVFRDTADLPDELVFKISYLGGEMSNYSLNFSRASAPVLLQYYNFLRLGFAGYARIVGNIMENATYLQDRIDAIGRFRRLGDTRAIPVVALTLADPSEPAETLDLLSETLRERGWIVPAYPLPPNAQEIRVLRAVVRENLSRDLAELFVRDLEAALAKVDRLRQVHLPVVSDNQPHGVC; encoded by the coding sequence ATGAAACCGATTCGCCACACCGAGACCCAGCTGTCGCCGACCTACGCCTCGCGAGACTTCTCCCGCTCGATCCCCCGCGACCGCATCCCCGCCGACGGTATGTCCGCCGATGTCGCGGCTCGTCTCGTGCGCGATGAGCTGCAACTCGACGGCAACCCCGCGCTCAATCTCGCGAGCTTCGTCACGACCTGGATGGAGCCCGAAGCCGACCGATTAGCCGTGGATGTTCTGAACAAAAATTTGATCGATCAAGACGAATACCCTCAGACCGACGAGATCCACCACCGCGTCGTCAGCATGATCGGCCGCCTCTTCCACGCCCCGGATGACGCCACCCCCGTCGGCACCTGCACCGTCGGATCGTCCGAGGCGATCATGCTCGGCCTCCTGGCCCACAAGTGGGCCTGGCGAAAACGACGCGAATCCCAGGGGCTTCCCACCGATCGACCCAACGTCGTCTTCGGCGCAGATGTTCATACCTGCTGGGAAAAATTCACGCGTTACTTTGATGTTGAGGCCCGCGTTGCCCCTCTCTCAACCGATTGCCACATCCTCACGCCGCAAGGCGTGTCCGACCGCATTGACGAAAATACGATCGCCGTCGGCTGCGTCCTCGGCACCACCTTCACCGGCCAGATCGACCCGATCAGCGACATTGCCTCCCTGCTCGACCGCGTCCAGACCGAGCACGGATGGAACATCCCCATTCATGTTGACGCGGCGAGTGGCGGTTTCATCGTTCCCTTCGCCAATCCCGACCTCGTCTGGGACTTCCGCCTCGAACGGGTTCGCTCCATCAACGTTTCCAATCACAAGTTTGGACTCGTTTACCCGGGAATTGGAACGGTCGTCTTCCGAGATACCGCCGATTTACCCGACGAGCTGGTGTTCAAGATCAGCTACCTCGGTGGCGAAATGTCGAACTACAGCCTGAACTTCTCCCGTGCCAGCGCTCCCGTTCTGCTTCAGTATTACAACTTTCTCCGACTCGGCTTCGCCGGATACGCCCGGATTGTCGGCAATATCATGGAGAATGCCACGTATCTCCAGGATCGGATCGACGCGATCGGCCGCTTCCGACGCCTTGGCGACACCCGAGCCATTCCCGTCGTCGCCCTGACCCTCGCCGACCCCTCGGAGCCTGCCGAAACCCTCGACCTGCTTTCCGAGACCCTCCGAGAACGGGGCTGGATTGTCCCTGCCTACCCCCTGCCTCCCAATGCTCAGGAGATTCGCGTTCTCCGAGCCGTGGTCCGAGAGAACCTGAGCCGCGATCTCGCCGAACTGTTCGTCCGCGATCTTGAAGCCGCGCTGGCCAAGGTCGATCGCCTTCGACAGGTGCATCTCCCCGTCGTTTCCGACAATCAACCGCACGGCGTCTGCTAA
- a CDS encoding arsenosugar biosynthesis-associated peroxidase-like protein: protein MASSYYNPEDLPRFPEIAEGAPALWEKFQEWYGAVFEDGALSAREKALIALAVAHNERCPYCIDAYTRSCLENGSNLEQMTEAVQVAAALRAGVALVHGVQMKDIHDSLSM, encoded by the coding sequence ATGGCCTCGTCCTATTACAACCCCGAGGACCTCCCTCGATTCCCGGAAATTGCCGAGGGTGCCCCTGCCCTCTGGGAAAAATTCCAGGAATGGTACGGCGCCGTCTTCGAGGATGGCGCCCTCTCAGCCCGAGAGAAAGCCCTCATTGCCCTGGCCGTCGCACACAACGAGCGCTGTCCCTATTGTATCGACGCCTACACGCGCAGTTGTCTTGAGAATGGTTCAAACCTCGAACAGATGACTGAGGCCGTTCAGGTCGCCGCCGCCTTGCGAGCCGGAGTCGCCCTGGTCCACGGCGTCCAGATGAAGGACATCCACGACTCCCTCTCCATGTAA
- a CDS encoding spermine/spermidine synthase domain-containing protein — MESSSPSESTITTRRAYVELFLISFVALFLELACIRWFGATVAFLTFFTNLVLMACFLGLSVGLLAAGSTRDYARLTLPVGLVAALLAQWILYAHQTGGGVMVEVGGQGSPQQIYFGTEYLARDPFAWVIPIEVLAGVFFVLIAVMFIGIGQVMGRRFNAIPHRVAAYSTDIAGSLVGIAGFAIASRFETTPLLWFAVASGVFIALLRTRSMLQIGSLIGLIYLAALSAFGPGNEARTFWSPYYKVEYSADSRLIETNNIGHQQMVDVKTTGRAYWLPHLLNRAGGGNAFKDVLIIGAGSGNDVASALQFGAEQIDAVEIDPTLQRLGQQHHPNRPYQDPRVTVHLTDGRGFLRTTEKQYDLIIYALVDSLVLHSGYSSLRLESFLFTDQAMKDIQARLKPGGVFAAYNYYRQGWVVGRIDLMIDAAFGESPVVFSLPPQDEIRPDASQSNHITFLMAGNGSTPSVEEARRRFAANEVLVTSLDPESATIDGFFAPRSEGPIDALRPAQVIKAGIADVPTDSWPFLYLREPSIPDLNLRGMAIVGILSLGLILAFAPIRRGRPDVQMFFLGAGFMLLETKGVVHMALLFGSTWAVNSIVFGAILVMILLGNLFVIRVKPTRQWPAYVALVLALLANVLVPLETYLALPDVLRVIVSCTVVFLPVFFAGIIFATAFRDRVRPDLALGANVAGVVVGGLSENLSLAIGFNNLIWVAVGFYVLSALFARLRLSPIPT; from the coding sequence ATGGAATCTTCATCACCTTCGGAAAGCACGATCACAACCCGGCGCGCGTATGTCGAACTGTTTCTCATCAGCTTCGTCGCGCTGTTCCTTGAGTTGGCCTGTATTCGATGGTTCGGGGCCACAGTGGCGTTTTTGACGTTCTTCACGAACCTCGTCCTGATGGCGTGCTTCCTGGGACTGTCTGTCGGTTTGCTCGCGGCAGGCTCGACCAGAGACTATGCTCGCCTCACACTTCCCGTCGGACTTGTCGCGGCCTTGCTGGCGCAATGGATTCTTTATGCCCACCAGACAGGCGGAGGTGTCATGGTCGAGGTGGGAGGGCAAGGATCTCCACAACAGATCTATTTTGGAACAGAATATCTCGCTCGCGACCCGTTCGCCTGGGTCATTCCCATCGAGGTGCTGGCCGGGGTCTTTTTCGTTCTGATTGCTGTGATGTTCATTGGCATTGGCCAGGTGATGGGCCGACGCTTCAACGCCATTCCCCACCGGGTTGCAGCCTATTCCACCGACATCGCCGGAAGTCTCGTCGGCATTGCGGGATTCGCAATCGCCTCGCGCTTCGAAACCACACCGCTCCTGTGGTTCGCCGTGGCATCAGGAGTGTTCATCGCACTCTTGCGCACGCGATCGATGCTGCAAATCGGTTCCCTCATCGGCCTGATCTACCTCGCGGCCCTCTCTGCCTTCGGGCCTGGCAACGAGGCCCGCACCTTCTGGTCCCCCTATTACAAGGTCGAATACTCGGCCGACTCTCGCCTCATCGAAACCAACAACATCGGCCATCAGCAAATGGTCGACGTCAAGACCACCGGTCGCGCCTACTGGCTCCCGCACCTGCTCAATCGGGCCGGCGGCGGCAACGCATTCAAGGATGTGTTGATCATCGGGGCGGGGTCGGGCAACGACGTGGCCTCCGCCCTGCAATTCGGGGCCGAACAGATTGACGCGGTCGAGATCGACCCCACCCTTCAACGGCTCGGGCAACAGCACCACCCCAACCGACCCTATCAAGACCCCCGCGTCACCGTCCACCTGACCGACGGCCGAGGATTCCTGCGTACGACTGAGAAACAATACGATCTCATTATTTATGCGCTCGTCGATTCCCTCGTCCTTCATTCCGGCTATTCGAGCCTGCGCCTGGAGAGTTTCCTCTTCACCGATCAGGCCATGAAAGATATCCAGGCGCGACTGAAACCCGGTGGCGTTTTCGCGGCCTACAACTATTATCGGCAGGGCTGGGTCGTGGGACGAATCGACCTGATGATCGACGCCGCCTTCGGTGAGTCCCCCGTCGTCTTCTCGCTCCCCCCCCAGGACGAAATCCGCCCCGACGCCTCACAAAGCAACCACATCACTTTTCTCATGGCCGGCAACGGCTCGACCCCCTCTGTCGAAGAGGCCCGCCGTCGATTCGCCGCCAACGAGGTCCTCGTCACATCCCTCGACCCCGAATCCGCGACCATCGACGGGTTTTTCGCCCCTCGATCCGAAGGCCCCATCGATGCGCTTCGCCCCGCCCAGGTCATCAAAGCTGGCATCGCTGACGTCCCGACCGACTCCTGGCCCTTCCTCTACCTTCGCGAACCTTCCATCCCCGACCTGAACCTCCGAGGAATGGCGATTGTCGGTATCCTCTCCCTTGGCTTGATCCTGGCATTCGCCCCCATCAGACGAGGACGACCCGATGTACAGATGTTCTTTCTTGGTGCCGGCTTCATGCTCCTGGAAACCAAGGGAGTCGTTCACATGGCGCTACTCTTCGGATCCACCTGGGCAGTGAACTCCATCGTCTTCGGTGCAATCCTCGTGATGATCTTGCTCGGAAATCTCTTTGTGATCCGTGTGAAGCCAACGCGACAGTGGCCCGCTTACGTGGCGCTGGTGCTTGCTTTGCTGGCCAACGTCTTGGTCCCCCTGGAGACCTACCTCGCCCTGCCGGATGTGCTCCGCGTCATCGTCTCCTGCACCGTGGTCTTCCTCCCTGTCTTCTTCGCGGGAATCATCTTCGCAACCGCCTTCCGAGACCGAGTTCGCCCTGATCTCGCACTCGGGGCCAACGTGGCCGGGGTGGTGGTGGGCGGCCTGAGTGAAAACCTCTCGCTCGCCATCGGCTTTAACAACCTCATCTGGGTCGCCGTCGGCTTTTATGTCCTCTCGGCACTCTTTGCCCGATTACGGCTTTCACCCATCCCGACATAA
- a CDS encoding hemolysin family protein, with amino-acid sequence MVEFLVVAGLLLANAFFVAAEFALVKVRVSQIDELAGQGDWAAKVTGRLLDHLDAYLSASQFGITLASLGLGFVIERSVEPGIETLLHSMGLPERALEIQGQRIPIIPAFAFIFVTFLHISIGELVPKSLAIRAARPMALITAPPLMAFYYLFFPVIWLLNGFSDLILRLAGIGKLDHEALAHTEEELRHILSESNQGGHLSRFERVMIENVLNLEEKTAEDAMVPRIDIVYLSLARSVEENLRIARRAGHTRFPLCEDDLTTVVGFIHVKDLFRSSGSDDGRPDLRRLARTVPFLPETMQLDLLLLEFQRNQIHLAMLLNEHGDVVGMVTLETVLEKLVGQIQDEFDREPPRVESKDGGAFEVDGVYPVDELREANAVAVPEGIDSRTTGGLVVELLGRLATEGDAVVVGQHRLIVLHAEPNRVRRVRVEPISTESLEHPEHDPNPSDSPGTEDPS; translated from the coding sequence ATGGTCGAATTCTTGGTTGTGGCCGGGTTGCTGCTGGCCAACGCCTTTTTCGTCGCGGCCGAGTTCGCGCTGGTCAAGGTTCGGGTCAGCCAGATTGATGAGCTGGCCGGACAGGGCGATTGGGCGGCGAAGGTCACGGGCCGGTTGCTCGACCATCTCGACGCCTACCTGTCCGCCTCGCAATTCGGAATTACGCTGGCGAGCCTGGGGCTGGGCTTCGTCATCGAACGATCGGTCGAACCAGGGATTGAAACCCTGCTGCACTCGATGGGTCTGCCGGAACGTGCGCTGGAAATTCAAGGGCAGCGGATTCCGATCATCCCCGCGTTCGCCTTTATCTTCGTGACGTTTCTCCACATTAGCATTGGCGAACTTGTCCCAAAAAGTTTGGCCATTCGGGCGGCCCGGCCCATGGCGCTGATCACCGCACCGCCGTTGATGGCCTTTTACTACCTCTTCTTCCCGGTGATCTGGCTGCTCAATGGCTTCAGTGATCTCATTCTTCGCCTGGCCGGAATCGGCAAACTCGACCACGAAGCACTCGCCCATACCGAGGAAGAACTCAGGCACATTCTTTCCGAGAGCAACCAGGGGGGCCACCTTTCCCGGTTTGAACGAGTGATGATTGAGAATGTCCTCAATCTTGAAGAAAAGACCGCTGAAGACGCAATGGTCCCCCGGATTGATATTGTGTACCTGAGCCTTGCCCGGTCGGTCGAGGAAAATTTACGGATCGCCCGCCGCGCCGGACACACCCGGTTCCCGCTCTGCGAAGACGACCTGACAACGGTTGTCGGGTTCATTCATGTCAAAGATCTTTTCCGTTCCAGTGGCTCGGACGACGGCCGTCCCGACCTGCGTCGGCTCGCTCGAACCGTGCCATTCTTGCCGGAAACCATGCAGCTCGACCTGCTCTTGCTCGAATTTCAGCGGAATCAGATCCACCTTGCCATGCTGTTAAACGAACATGGCGACGTGGTGGGCATGGTCACGCTGGAGACCGTTCTGGAAAAGCTCGTCGGCCAGATTCAGGACGAGTTCGACCGTGAACCCCCTCGCGTTGAATCCAAGGACGGAGGCGCATTTGAAGTCGACGGCGTCTACCCCGTCGATGAACTCCGCGAAGCCAACGCCGTGGCCGTGCCCGAAGGAATCGACTCGCGAACCACCGGTGGGCTGGTCGTCGAGCTTCTCGGACGCCTGGCCACCGAAGGAGATGCCGTGGTCGTTGGGCAACACCGTCTTATCGTTCTCCATGCCGAGCCAAACCGGGTCAGACGCGTTCGGGTCGAACCCATCAGCACTGAATCGCTTGAACACCCGGAACACGACCCTAACCCCTCTGACTCCCCTGGCACCGAAGACCCATCCTGA